Part of the Bacteroidales bacterium genome is shown below.
CGATATAATAGTTAATATCCTCATCAGTTAGTATTTCAAAAGTAACTTTAGTGGAATCAGAAAAAGTCACTTCCTTATTCTTCGAAAATAAAGATACCCCTGTTATTACCTCATGTGTATTGCCTGAAATTTCCTTCAGAATTCTTACAGCATCCTGCTTATCAACTGGCTTTCCAAGGACCATATTATTGCACCACACAATTGTATCTGCAGTAATTACAATCTCATTATCAGCTATTTCACTCCTGAAAGAGACTGCTTTTGAATGTGCCACAAACCTCGCAATTTCCTCTCCGTTAAGACCTTCCGGAAAAGTCTCCTCGTATTCCCTTATAACAGTATCAAACTTAAGTCCCAGTTCCTTTAAAAGCTGTTGCCTTCGCGGAGATCGAGAAGCAAGTATTATTCTGTATGGTTTAAGGAGATCAGTAAGCATAATTAAACGAGATTCCAGGTAAGGATTACTTTAACAACAACTGAGTAAAGTATCCCGGTCAGCATTACTATTTTCATGAAACTGCTGGCACTGTGAAGCTGTTTCCTGTTCTGACTTTTAAGCACCTTGTAAATTACAAAAAACAATGGTACAACTATGCCGGCATTGAGGTAGATAAGTGTTATTTTGTCATTAATAAAGAAAAACCAGGTAAGGTACAGCAGTATGATAGTCAGCACAATAAGACCTATTGAAACAATTTTTGATGTCAGAATACCGAGAACAACCGGTACAGTATTCCTGCCATAAGCAATATCACCTTCAAAATCCTCGATATCCTTAATTATTTCGCGTGTAAGTGTTGTAAGAAATGCGAATAGAGCAAATCCTCCCACCCAATAAAAAATTATGTTTATCTCAGGAACGCTGTTAGCATGAACAGCATAATAGCGATATAAAGCAGGCCATTCGTAGAACACAACGAGAAGGGGAACCATTGCTGTTAAAATTGCTACTATTATGTTCCCTATAAGGAATTGCCGTTTATAACTTGCCGAATAAAAGTAAAGAAGTCCTGAAACAATCAGGAATAAGGCTCCCATCATTATATAACCTGCTTTCCAGGAGATATAAAAGCCTGCAGCTACGCCTATTATATTAAAAATGTTATGATACATCATCGCCATGCGGCGAGGGATCTTTGTCCCTACAATTACTTTACCTTTATTTATAAGGTCGGTTTTTATATCAAAATAATCATTTATAACATATCCTCCGGCGGTAATAAAGAGAGTAGCTGCAACAAGAAGTAAAAAGTCATACCAGGGGAACTTAAGTGTAACGGGTACCTCCTCTCCGCTTCCCTGTGCCAGTACAACTCCTATTTTTCCAAGCAGGGGAGCAATAACGGCATACCTCATAAGTACCATAGTAAGTACAACTATAAGCAGGTTCTGCCATCTTATCAGTCTAAGAAACTCTTTCATAACTTACCAGGTAAATGCATCTGAATCCATCCAGTTGTTGTTTAATCTGAGAACCTGTTCGATGACGTCCCTTACACATCCTTCACCGCCTTTCTTATCTGATATATATGAGGCTACCTGTTTAATCTCGCTGTCGGCATCTGCAGGACAAACAGGCACACCAGCCACTTTCATCACCTCAAAATCGGGGATATCATCACCCATGAACAAAACATCAGATTTGTCCAGATTATGCTTTTCAAGAAAATTGTTGAAATGATCAAGTTTTGACCGGCTGTTAAGATAAATGTCCTTAACCCCCAGTATTTTGAGTCTCTTCTGGTACTCTTTTGAACTGCTGCCGGAGATCACTCCGATTTTATAACCTTTCTTAACAGCTAACTGAAGGGCATATCCGTCCCGAAGGTTAACTGTCCGGTTTGGAACTCCAAATGAATTCAATGTAATCGTCTGAAGTGACAGGACTCCGTCAATATCAAAAACAAACGCTTTTACTCTTACTAGGTCCTCTTTAAAATTTGCCATGGCTCTGGGTGCTGGGTGCTGGGTTCTGGGTGCTTGGTGCTGGGTTCTGGGACATTGGATTTACCTAGCACCTAGTAACCAGTACCCAGCAACTTTTTCATTTTTACTTTTGTCTTTTATCTTTATAATAACCAATTATTGAATCCGTAACCTCACCATATAATCTCTGAAGTTCAGGTGAGAAAGATAGTAATTCCAAATGTTTTTCGATAGTACTAATATCATTTCGTGATGCAGGTCCTGTCTGTGAATTTTTAGGACCAACCTCCATAGCTTTGGCAATTGTTTCAGCCAGCAGAGGTTTAAATAAATCAAGCGAATAGCCTGCCTTTACAGCTACCTCTTCACCCTGGGTGAGCATATAGTTTGTAAAATTACAAATGAAAACAGCTGCCAGATGGATCATCCTTCTGTGCTCACTGTCAACATAATGCACTTCTCCTCCTAATGATTCTGCAAGACTTTTCAAATTCTGTAAGATATTCTCATCAGCAGACTCAAGCAGGAACGGAAGTTTTTTGAAAACCACATCTCTTTCCCTGGTAAATGTCTGCAAAGGATAAAAGATACCTGTCCTTTTAATATGTCCGGGAAATATATCAAGTCCTGTACTGCCTCCTGTGTGGACAACAATGGTGTCGGGACTGCATTTAAGTGTATTTAATACACTTTTAATTCTCTGATCGGGAACAGCGACAATAATTATGTCGGTAGTATCAGGATATACAAGTTCTGCAGACCACGATGCATTACACTTTTCAGCAAGGGAACTACTGCTTTTTTCAGATTCCGATACAATAAGATCTATGGTATGGCCCGCCTTATAAAACTCTTTACATAAAGCTGATGCAACTTTCCCTGCACCTGCAAAAGATATGCGCTGATGATACATCAATAAATTTTTCAGAAATATACAAAATTGCCCTAAGAAATAAGAAAAGGGAGCCTTTTACAAGTACTCCCTTTATATTTTTTAACAGTTTACAGTATTACTTCTTACCATAAAGATCAGAATAAACATCCGTAACCTTTATCATATATACCTTATAATACGACTGATATGAATAATTACTCTGCTGGTAAAGATAGCTGCATTCCCAGTAAACATTTCCAGTTACCATCAATTGGTCGCCTGACTTCGATTCAGCAAGCCTGGGGAACATCTCAGCGGGATTGCAGAAGTTGTATGTTGCATAAGGGTTGTCGGAAGTGGAAAATGTAATACTCCCCCCCCCATCAGTCCAATAAACGGTTGCCTGAGCCCTATCCAGAGTGTAAAGAACATCTCCGTCACAACCGCATTTAGCCTGCTTTTTGCATCCCTGGTATGAAACAACAGGAGTTAAAATTATCAGTACAACAAAGAATTTTCTTATCAGGCGTCCTATCATCACAATTATTTCTTATTCATTTTCCAGTATTAAACGCACAAAGCAAACTTTTATTTCATGCCTGGGCTGTAGGGCCGCCAAAAGTTAATGGCATGGCCGGCCCGGAACCTTTTACTTCCTTGATGATTCCATGAACAGATTCATACTTACCAATATTATCCTGAAGTGCCGCAACAAGTCTTTTTGCATGTTCCGGTGTCAGAATTATTCTTGATTTAACCTGTGCTTTAGGAATACCAGGCATAATCCTGACAAAATCAATTACAAATTCAGAAGCAGAATGAGTAATCACAGCCAGGTTTGAATATGTTCCCTGTGCTACTTCCTCATTCAGCTCAATACTGATCTGGTTTGGATTCTTTGGATCTGTCATGGCAAAAATATTTAACTTACTTTGCTTGAGCCTCAGCTTCCTGATCTACACCAACAAGGTTCTCATACTCCTCGAGTGAACCGACTATTATGCCATTATACTGGCGCTGTCCTGTTCCTGCAGGTATAAGGTGACCAACGATTACGTTCTCCTTGAGACCTTCAAGTCTGTCGATCTTACCAAGGATTGCTGCCTCGTTAAGTACTTTTGTTGTCTCCTGGAATGAAGCTGCAGAGAAGAAACTCTTTGTCTGCAGAGAAGCCCTTGTAATACCCTGAAGAACCTGGCTCGAAGTTGCAGGAATTGCATCCCTCGCTTCAACAGTCTTAAGGTCGCGGCGTTTCAGTACAGAATTGTCGTCTCTAAGTTTACGGGCTGAGATGATCATACCAGGACGCAGTGTCTGTGAATCACCTGAATCGATGATTACTTTCTTACCGTAGATCCAGTCATTCTCATCCATGAACTCAAGCTTGTCAACAACCTGACGCTCAAGGAATTTTGTATCACCCGGATCAACTATCTCGACCTTGCGCATCATCTGACGGACAATAATCTCAAAATGTTTATCGTTGATCTTAACACCCTGTAAACGATACACTTCCTGTATTTCATTTACAATATATTCCTGTACTTTTGTTGGTCCTTTGATAGCAAGGATATCCGATGGAGTTATGGCACCGTCTGAAAGCGGAATACCTGCCTTAACATAATCGTTCTCCTGTACAAGTATCTGTTTTGAAAGCGGAACAAGGTATTTCTTTGTCTCCTCAGTTTTTGATTTGATTGTGATTTCCCTGTTACCTCTCTTTATTTTACCGAATGTTACCTCACCATCAATCTCTGAAACGATTGCGGGGTTGGACGGGTTACGTGCTTCAAATAATTCAGTAACACGCGGCAGACCACCGGTGATGTCACCTGATTTACCAACAGCACGCGGGATCTTGGCAAGAACTTCTCCGGCCTCAACCATCTTGTCAGTATCAACAACAAGGTGAGATCCTACAGGAAGGTTGTAAACCCTTAGCTCATCGCCCTTCGGTCCTAAGATCTTGATAGCCGGGTTCTTAGTCTTGTCCCTGCTTTCAATGATTACTTTTTCCTTAAATCCTGTCTGCTCATCTGATTCTTCACGGAAAGTAATACCTTCTATGAGGTAGTCATAGCCGATCTTACCGCTGAGTTCTGAAATGATTACAGCGTTAAACGGATCCCATTCGCATATTAGTTTACCCTTTTCAATTTCCTGTCCAGGCTTGATATAAAGCTTGGAACCGTAAGGAATTGTATGTGTTGTAAGAGCAATACCGGTCTTCTTGTCGACAATTCTTAGTTCTGCCAGACGACCGATAACTATATCTATATCACCTTTTTCAACATCTTTCTTAGGTACTGTTCTTATCTCTTCAATCTCAGCAATACCGCCATAACGGGCAACAAGTCTCGATTCGGTAGTAATGTTCGATGCGGTACCTCCAACGTGGAATGTACGCAGAGTAAGCTGTGTACCAGGCTCACCGATACTCTGTGCGGCAATTACACCAACTGCCTCACCTTTCTGTACCATACGTCCGTTTGCCAGGTTACGGCCATAACATTTGGCGCATACTCCTTTTTTCGATTCGCATGTAAGCACTGAACGGATCTCAACCTGCTCAATTGGTGAATCTTCAATTTTTCTTGCAAGATCTTCAGTAAGTTCCTGACCGGATTCAACAATAAGATCACCTGTAAGCGGATGATAAACATTGTGAACAGTTGTACGTCCGAGAACCCTTTCGTACAGTGATTCAACAACTTCCTCATTCTTCTTGATTGCAGTTGCAATAAGACCTCTGAGTGTTCCGCAGTCTTCTTCGTTAATAATAACGTCCTGAGAAACGTCAACCAGACGACGTGTAAGGTAACCGGCGTCAGCTGTCTTAAGAGCTGTATCGGCAAGACCTTTACGTGCACCGTGAGTTGAAATGAAGTACTCAAGAACCGAAAGACCTTCTTTAAAGTTAGAAAGAATCGGGTTTTCGATGATCTCAGAACCTGTTGATCCTGATTTCTGAGGCTTGGCCATAAGACCCCTCATACCAGAGAGCTGACGTATCTGCTCTTTTGATCCCCTTGCACCTGAGTCGAGCATCATGTAAACAGAGTTGAAACCCTGCTTATCGTTCGACAGCTGTTTCATCAGTGTCTGGGTAAGTCTTGCATTTACGTGTGTCCATATATCGATAATCTGATTGTATCTTTCGTTATTGGTAATGAATCCCATGCTGTAGTTATTCAATACCTCTTCAACCTGCTCATACCCTTCGTTAACAAATTTTGTCTTCTCTTCAGGTATAATAACATCGTCGAGGTTGAATGACAAGCCTCCTTTGAAAGCTGCATAGAATCCAAGATTTTTAATTGCATCGAGGAAATCGGCAGTTTTAGCAGTACCGGCCATCTTAAGTACCCGTCCGATAATATCCCTTAATGATTTTTTAGTAAGGATCTCGTTAATGTAACCAACCTCACGCGGAACATATTGGTTAAAAATAACTCTACCAACAGTTGTTTCAATAAGGTGGTTCACAAATTCGCCATCAACCCTGTCATTAACTTTAACCTTAATAACAGCGTGAAGATCGATCTGACCCTCATTATATGCTATATTAACTTCTTCAGGTGAATAGAAAGTCAGTCCTTCGCCCCTTACCTTCTCGGTTTCGGTACTCTTCTTCCCTTTTGTTATATAATAGAGACCAAGAACCATGTCCTGTGAAGGAACAGTAATAGGTGCACCATTAGCAGGGTTAAGAATATTGTGAGAAGCAAGCATAAGCATCTGAGCTTCAAGTACTGCACCGTTGCCAAGAGGAAGGTGAACAGCCATCTGGTCACCGTCGAAGTCAGCGTTGAAAGCTGTACAAACGAGAGGGTGAAGCTGGATAGCCTTTCCTTCAATAAGTTTTGGCTGGAATGCCTGAATACCAAGCCTGTGCAATGTAGGAGCTCGGTTAAGCAGAACAGGGTGACCTTTAAGAACGTTTTCAAGGATATCCCAGACAACAGGGTCTTTCCTGTCAACAATTTTCTTGGCTGATTTTACTGTTTTAACGATACCTCTTTCAATAAGCTTCCTGATAATAAATGGCTTATAGAGTTCAGCTGCCATATCTTTAGGCAGACCGCATTCGTGTAATCCGAGTTCCGGGCCAACGACAATAACGGAACGTGCAGAGTAGTCAACCCTCTTACCAAGTAAGTTCTGACGGAACCTTCCCTGCTTACCTTTCAAACTGTCGCTGAGTGATTTAAGCGGACGGTTTGCATCTGTCTTAACAGCATTGGCTTTTCTTGAGTTATCGAAAAGAGAATCGACAGCTTCCTGGAGCATACGTTTTTCGTTACGCAGGATCACTTCGGGAGCTTTGATCTCAATAAGTCTTTTCAGACGGTTGTTTCTGATAATAACCCTTCTGTAAAGGTCGTTCAGGTCGCTTGTGGCGAAACGTCCGCCATCGAGAGGAACTAGAGGCCTCAGTTCAGGTGGAATAACAGGAACAACTTTAATTATCATCCATTCCGGTTTATTAACCGCTTTTGAATCTCTGAAAGCCTCAACAACCTGAAGACGCTTAAGAGCCTCGTTTTTACGCTGTTGCGATGTTTCTGTGTTTGCCCTGTGACGAAGTGAATAAGACATCTCGTCGAGATCAACGCGGCTCAGAAGCTTATAAAGAGCCTCTGCACCCATGTCAGCAACAAATTTATCGGGATGATTATCTTCAAGATACTGGTTCTCTTTTGGAAGAGATTCGGATATCTCAAGATATTCTTCTTCTGTAAGGAAATCAAGATATTTGACACCATCCACGGCTTTAATACCCGGATTGATAACAACATATCTCTCATAGTAAATAATTGAATCGAGCTTCTTGGTCGGAAGACCCAGAAGGTAACCTATTTTATTAGGCAATGAACGGAAATACCAGATGTGAGCAACAGGAACCACTAGGGAAATGTGTCCCATTCTTTCGCGACGTACCTTCTTCTCTGTAACCTCAACACCGCAACGGTCGCAAACGATTCCTTTATAACGGATACGTTTGTATTTTCCGCAATGGCACTCGTAATCTTTTACCGGTCCGAAAATCCTTTCGCAGAATAAACCATCGCGCTCAGGCTTATAGGTACGGTAATTAATTGTTTCAGGCTTTAGCACTTCACCACTTGAACGATCAAGTATTTCTTCAGGTGAAGCCAGACCTATTGAGATTTTTGAGTAACTGGTCTTTGTTTTGTTATCTCTTCTGAATGACATATGCTGAATATTATTTTATTCTAAAACTAAAAATTCAAAACGCAGCGTAATACTTAATCAAGTATCACGCTTAGTCCGAGACCTCTCAGCTCGTGTAAGAGAACATTCAGTGATTCAGGAATACCCGGCAGTGGCATAGGTTCGCCTTTCACAATTGCCTCGTATGCTTTGGCACGGCCAACAACATCATCAGATTTAATTGTGAGTATCTCCTGCAGGATATGAGCAGCTCCGAATGCTTCCAGAGCCCACACTTCCATTTCACCAAAACGCTGACCTCCAAACTGAGCTTTACCGCCTAATGGCTGCTGAGTGATAAGGGAGTATGGCCCAATTGAACGGGCATGCATCTTATCATCAACCATATGGCCTAGTTTGAGCATGTATATTACACCTACGGTTGCAGGCTGATCGAATCTTTCACCGGTACCACCATCGTAGAGGTATGTCTTTCCGAATTTCGGAAGTTTAGCCTCTTCGGTATAGTCGTTGATCTGACTTATTGTGGCTCCATCGAAGATTGGTGTTGAGAATGTAAGTCCGAGTTTTTGTCCGGCCCATCCGAGAACAGTCTCGTAGATCTGTCCAAGGTTCATCCTCGAAGGTACACCAAGCGGGTTAAGAACGATATCAACAGGAGTGCCATCCTCAAGGAAAGGCATATCCTCAGCACGTACGATCCTGGCAACGATACCTTTGTTACCATGGCGACCTGCCATCTTATCTCCCACCTTAACCTTACGCTTCTTGGCAATGTATACTTTTGCCAGACGTACAATACCTGCTGGCAGCTCGTCGCCGATAGTGATATTGTATTTTTTACGCTTATAAACACCATCAACTTCTTTATACTTGATAATATAGTTATGAAGAAGCTGTTTGATACTATCGTTTTTCTTCTTGTCGGTAGTCCATTTGTTAGGATTAACGTTAAGGAAATCAACTTCCTGAAGCTGTTTCAGGGTGAATTTACTTCCTTTAGGAATAACGTCAACGTTAAGATAATCCTTAACACCCTGTGATGTTTTTCCGTTAACAAGAATGAAAAGCTTATCAACTAATCTGGCCTTAAGTTCATCAACACTTCTGTTGAATTCTGTTTCGATTTTGTCGAGAAGAGGTTTTTCAACCGCTTTGGCTTTCCTGTCTTTAATAGCTCTAGTAAACAGTTTTTTGTCAATTACAACACCCTCGAGTGAAGGACCTGCTTTAAGAGAAGCGTCTTTAACGTCACCGGCTTTATCACCAAAGATTGCGCGAAGCAGTTTTTCTTCCGGAGAAGGATCTGATTCACCTTTTGGTGTTATTTTACCAATAAGAATATCACCTGGTCTGATGTGTGCACCAATTCTGATAAGACCATTCTCGTCGAGGTTTTTGGTAGCTTCCTCGCTAACGTTTGGAATATCTGA
Proteins encoded:
- the maf gene encoding septum formation protein Maf; its protein translation is MLTDLLKPYRIILASRSPRRQQLLKELGLKFDTVIREYEETFPEGLNGEEIARFVAHSKAVSFRSEIADNEIVITADTIVWCNNMVLGKPVDKQDAVRILKEISGNTHEVITGVSLFSKNKEVTFSDSTKVTFEILTDEDINYYIEKCKPYDKAGAYGIQEWIGITACSRIEGSYFNVVGLPVQRLYTELKNFLR
- the rpoC gene encoding DNA-directed RNA polymerase subunit beta', with product MSFRRDNKTKTSYSKISIGLASPEEILDRSSGEVLKPETINYRTYKPERDGLFCERIFGPVKDYECHCGKYKRIRYKGIVCDRCGVEVTEKKVRRERMGHISLVVPVAHIWYFRSLPNKIGYLLGLPTKKLDSIIYYERYVVINPGIKAVDGVKYLDFLTEEEYLEISESLPKENQYLEDNHPDKFVADMGAEALYKLLSRVDLDEMSYSLRHRANTETSQQRKNEALKRLQVVEAFRDSKAVNKPEWMIIKVVPVIPPELRPLVPLDGGRFATSDLNDLYRRVIIRNNRLKRLIEIKAPEVILRNEKRMLQEAVDSLFDNSRKANAVKTDANRPLKSLSDSLKGKQGRFRQNLLGKRVDYSARSVIVVGPELGLHECGLPKDMAAELYKPFIIRKLIERGIVKTVKSAKKIVDRKDPVVWDILENVLKGHPVLLNRAPTLHRLGIQAFQPKLIEGKAIQLHPLVCTAFNADFDGDQMAVHLPLGNGAVLEAQMLMLASHNILNPANGAPITVPSQDMVLGLYYITKGKKSTETEKVRGEGLTFYSPEEVNIAYNEGQIDLHAVIKVKVNDRVDGEFVNHLIETTVGRVIFNQYVPREVGYINEILTKKSLRDIIGRVLKMAGTAKTADFLDAIKNLGFYAAFKGGLSFNLDDVIIPEEKTKFVNEGYEQVEEVLNNYSMGFITNNERYNQIIDIWTHVNARLTQTLMKQLSNDKQGFNSVYMMLDSGARGSKEQIRQLSGMRGLMAKPQKSGSTGSEIIENPILSNFKEGLSVLEYFISTHGARKGLADTALKTADAGYLTRRLVDVSQDVIINEEDCGTLRGLIATAIKKNEEVVESLYERVLGRTTVHNVYHPLTGDLIVESGQELTEDLARKIEDSPIEQVEIRSVLTCESKKGVCAKCYGRNLANGRMVQKGEAVGVIAAQSIGEPGTQLTLRTFHVGGTASNITTESRLVARYGGIAEIEEIRTVPKKDVEKGDIDIVIGRLAELRIVDKKTGIALTTHTIPYGSKLYIKPGQEIEKGKLICEWDPFNAVIISELSGKIGYDYLIEGITFREESDEQTGFKEKVIIESRDKTKNPAIKILGPKGDELRVYNLPVGSHLVVDTDKMVEAGEVLAKIPRAVGKSGDITGGLPRVTELFEARNPSNPAIVSEIDGEVTFGKIKRGNREITIKSKTEETKKYLVPLSKQILVQENDYVKAGIPLSDGAITPSDILAIKGPTKVQEYIVNEIQEVYRLQGVKINDKHFEIIVRQMMRKVEIVDPGDTKFLERQVVDKLEFMDENDWIYGKKVIIDSGDSQTLRPGMIISARKLRDDNSVLKRRDLKTVEARDAIPATSSQVLQGITRASLQTKSFFSAASFQETTKVLNEAAILGKIDRLEGLKENVIVGHLIPAGTGQRQYNGIIVGSLEEYENLVGVDQEAEAQAK
- a CDS encoding geranylgeranylglycerol-phosphate geranylgeranyltransferase; its protein translation is MKEFLRLIRWQNLLIVVLTMVLMRYAVIAPLLGKIGVVLAQGSGEEVPVTLKFPWYDFLLLVAATLFITAGGYVINDYFDIKTDLINKGKVIVGTKIPRRMAMMYHNIFNIIGVAAGFYISWKAGYIMMGALFLIVSGLLYFYSASYKRQFLIGNIIVAILTAMVPLLVVFYEWPALYRYYAVHANSVPEINIIFYWVGGFALFAFLTTLTREIIKDIEDFEGDIAYGRNTVPVVLGILTSKIVSIGLIVLTIILLYLTWFFFINDKITLIYLNAGIVVPLFFVIYKVLKSQNRKQLHSASSFMKIVMLTGILYSVVVKVILTWNLV
- a CDS encoding DUF3467 domain-containing protein codes for the protein MTDPKNPNQISIELNEEVAQGTYSNLAVITHSASEFVIDFVRIMPGIPKAQVKSRIILTPEHAKRLVAALQDNIGKYESVHGIIKEVKGSGPAMPLTFGGPTAQA
- a CDS encoding HAD hydrolase family protein codes for the protein MANFKEDLVRVKAFVFDIDGVLSLQTITLNSFGVPNRTVNLRDGYALQLAVKKGYKIGVISGSSSKEYQKRLKILGVKDIYLNSRSKLDHFNNFLEKHNLDKSDVLFMGDDIPDFEVMKVAGVPVCPADADSEIKQVASYISDKKGGEGCVRDVIEQVLRLNNNWMDSDAFTW
- a CDS encoding DUF2520 domain-containing protein; translated protein: MYHQRISFAGAGKVASALCKEFYKAGHTIDLIVSESEKSSSSLAEKCNASWSAELVYPDTTDIIIVAVPDQRIKSVLNTLKCSPDTIVVHTGGSTGLDIFPGHIKRTGIFYPLQTFTRERDVVFKKLPFLLESADENILQNLKSLAESLGGEVHYVDSEHRRMIHLAAVFICNFTNYMLTQGEEVAVKAGYSLDLFKPLLAETIAKAMEVGPKNSQTGPASRNDISTIEKHLELLSFSPELQRLYGEVTDSIIGYYKDKRQK